The nucleotide sequence CTAGCCCTCCGAAATATAATGAACCACTTTTTGAATTTTTTCTTCCAAATTTTCTAATTGCTTTTGATAATCAGACATCAATTCTTTTGTCTGATTATTTTTATTTTCGTTTAAATGTTTAGCAATTTGATTGATATTATTTCCGATACGTTTTAGTTCAGATTTTGTCGCAGAAATTTCAGAAATAATATTTTTATATTCTGAAAAATCAATAGAAAAAATCTCTTTATTGCAACAAGCTCGCCTTGCAAAAATAGAAAAATTAGTGATACCAGTTTTTCTCATCATAAATTTAATTCTTTCGTCTTCTTTTTCATTTACACGAAATTTTTTCTGTATACTTCTCTCACGATTTTCAATTATTTTCATCTTGTCAACCTCACAAATATCTGTAAACTCTAAAAGCTCAAAATAGGGGGTTAGTGTCTTTAGTGAACTTAGCAAGTGTGTACACACTTACAGTAAAAATAATTCATCTTTCACTCACAAAACCTAAAATTTCCAATTTTATTTTTGTTCGTTTCAGACGAATATTTTTATTTTTGGTGGTGTCCCCCAATCCCCCTTTTTGAAAAAAATTAGAGCTTAATTTCAAATTCTTTTAAGACATCTTCGTATAAATCTTTGACTTCGCAATAGAACCCTTTTTACCGTAAGTGTATATCCACTTACTAAGCTCGCTATAATACTTTATAACGTTTTTATTTACATGAGCAAAGCGAGTTTTTCCAACACGTTCAATCTGAAAGATTGGCATTTTATACCATGATTTTTCATGGTATGTAAGTGCGCCCTTAGGAAAATAATTTGAATATATTTCAGATTTTCAATCTGACTGCTCCTGTCATCGAGCAGACCAATGAAGCCTAACCAAAAGACTTGCCAACACAAACCGTTGACAAGCCTTTTGGTTAGGGATATTTTTTTATTTTCTTTTAATACCATACTTTGTTAAATATCGTTTTAGTGTACTGACTGGAATTTTAGTATGATGTTCAATTTCTTTTAAAGTATATTCTTTTGATTGATATAGATTAAACGCTCTTTGTAGTAAAGGGTCGTCTTTTTGAAAGGTACTTTTTCTTCCAGTAAATCGTCCTTTTTTCTTTGCTAACTCAATCCCTTGTGCCTGCCTTTCCTTAATTCTTTTCCGTTCGCTTTCCGCTTGATATTTGTATAATTCAACGACTAAATTATTAATTAATCGTCTCAAATTTTCGTCTTCAATCCCATTCATTGAGGGCAAGTTTAAGACTTCCAGCGTAGCTCCTTTTTGTTGAATGGCATTCATAATCTCTGTAAGGTCTTTATTGTTCCGCCCTAAACGGTCTAACTCCGTTACAATGACAATATCCCCCTCACGCAGATAGTCCAGCATGGCTTGTAATTGAGGACGTTCGGTGGATTGTCCGCTTGCTTTATCTGAAAAGACCTTAGAAACGCTCTGTAACGCTTCTAATTGTCTATCTAGGTTTTGTTCTTTGCTACTCACTCGTGCATAACCAATTTTACTCATAAATCACACTCCCTATTTTGGCAAACTCTAATGAGCCTTTACAAATCTTATTATATCAGAAAAACAAAAAAGCCCACTAGAGTGTACTCTAATGAGCTTAAAATAAATATTTCATGGCT is from Lactococcus lactis and encodes:
- a CDS encoding recombinase family protein; translated protein: MSKIGYARVSSKEQNLDRQLEALQSVSKVFSDKASGQSTERPQLQAMLDYLREGDIVIVTELDRLGRNNKDLTEIMNAIQQKGATLEVLNLPSMNGIEDENLRRLINNLVVELYKYQAESERKRIKERQAQGIELAKKKGRFTGRKSTFQKDDPLLQRAFNLYQSKEYTLKEIEHHTKIPVSTLKRYLTKYGIKRK
- a CDS encoding plasmid mobilization protein, producing MKIIENRERSIQKKFRVNEKEDERIKFMMRKTGITNFSIFARRACCNKEIFSIDFSEYKNIISEISATKSELKRIGNNINQIAKHLNENKNNQTKELMSDYQKQLENLEEKIQKVVHYISEG